From the genome of Aspergillus fumigatus Af293 chromosome 1, whole genome shotgun sequence, one region includes:
- the hhtA gene encoding histone H3 — protein MARTKQTARKSTGGKAPRKQLASKAARKAAPSTGGVKKPHRYKPGTVALREIRRYQKSTELLIRKLPFQRLVREIAQDFKSDLRFQSSAIGALQESVEAYLVSLFEDTNLCAIHAKRVTIQSKDIQLARRLRGERS, from the exons ATGGCTAGAACCAAGCAGACTGCCC GTAAGTCCACTGGTGGCAAGGCTCCCCGTAAGCAGCTCGCCTCCAAGGCCGCCCGTAAGGCTGCTCCCTCTACCGGTGGTGTCAAGAAGCCTCACCGCTACAAGCCTG GTACTGTCGCTCTGCGTGAAATCCGTCGCTACCAGAAGTCGACTGAGCTCCTGATCCGCAAGCTGCCTTTCCAGCGTCTGGTCCGTGAAATTGCTCAGGATTTCAAGTCCGACCTCCGCTTCCAGTCCTCTGCCATCGGTGCTCTTCAGGAGTCCGTTGAGGCCTACCTCGTCTCCCTCTTCGAGGACACCAACCTGTGCGCCATCCACGCCAAGCGTGTCACCATCCAGTCCAAGGACATCCAGCTCGCCCGTCGTCTTCGTGGTGAGCGCTCTTAG
- the hhfA gene encoding histone H4 produces MTGRGKGGKGLGKGGAKRHRKILRDNIQGITKPAIRRLARRGGVKRISAMIYEETRGVLKTFLEGVIRDAVTYTEHAKRKTVTSLDVVYALKRQGRTLYGFGG; encoded by the exons ATGACTGGAC GCGGCAAAGGTGGCAAGGGTCTTGGAAAGGGTGGTGCCAAGCGTCACCGCAAGATTTTGCGCGACAACATCCAGGGTATCACCAAGCCCGCTATTCGTCGTCTCGCTCGTCGTGGTGGTGTCAAGCGTATCTCTGCCATGATCTACGAGGAGACACGTGGTGTCCTCAAGACCTTCCTTGAGGGTGTCATCCGTGACGCTGTCACCTACACTGAGCACGCCAAGAGAAAGACTGTCACTTCCCTTGACGTCGTCTACGCTCTGAAGAGACAAGGCC GCACCCTCTACGGTTTCGGTGGTTAA
- a CDS encoding putative cell wall anchored protein gives MTMVLRRHTRMPVLLIVILLLAVSLARGASNATGIDPVDNYCSRVYHQSTVKNRTLYIDGGLEVFVEKNNNGTAEGARVFGYNTGLIEVDLTSSWDWKRNISIRATSKRPNPRTGADPPVVVRGALYAGGPSDSSIYQYGGTVSYTNTSFPGFQNPTSSEYALWSYNTSNGSWDQFDVTLGAEYRPAGGAYGEAPDQELAFYLNGYINNGTSNDLEDSDDLLRYLDGLIVIDTHTQMATNISTSSLANFPRVRGGMVYIPGIGPKGILVAVGGVTKSASDGSASNEGTYVPFDEIDIFDISSVFEGDDNGIWYAQKASGDIPAGRTDFCLVAVSAKDNSSHNIYIYGGKGANELYDEIYVLSIPSFTWTKISEGKSPRYGHTCHLVANRQMLTVGGASSDDLSTCDWEYRGVAIYDMSTSTWGSVYDAFAADYAVPAKVYQVIGGGPNGNAMKKTPSDGFSTPELASFFYPPANNDSANAQQSASNKLSKGAIAGIAVGSVAGAAILSAALLYTRQRQHAAAEAQRAAEAEEAEKEIFTETAWRNNGDRVESLELGSSANR, from the exons ATGACCATGGTTTTAAGAAGGCACACCAGGATGCCTGTGCTGCTTATAGTAATACTCCTGCTCGCCGTATCGCTGGCAAGAGGAGCATCAAACGCCACGGGAATTGATCCCGTGGACAATTACTGTTCAAGGGTGTACCACCAGTCAACAGTGAAGAATAGGACTCTGTATATCGACGGAGGATTGGAAGTCTTCGTGGAGAAAAACAACAACGGAACGGCAGAAGGCGCTCGAGTTTTTGGATATA ACACCGGCTTGATCGAGGTCGACCTGACGTCTTCCTGGGACTGGAAACGGAATATCTCGATCCGGGCTACCTCGAAGAGACCGAATCCCAGAACTGGTGCAGATCCGCCCGTGGTTGTTCGCGGGGCACTGTATGCGGGAGGGCCATCGGACTCGAGCATTTACCAATATGGCGGAACAGTCTCTTATACGAACACGAGTTTTCCTGGTTTCCAAAACCCAACTTCGTCGGAGTATGCCCTTTGGTCGTACAACACCAGCAATGGCTCTTGGGATCAATTTGACGTCACTCTGGGCGCTGAGTACCGGCCTGCAGGAGGAGCGTATGGCGAGGCTCCGGATCAGGAATTGGCATTCTATCTCAACGGATACATCAACAACGGGACATCTAATGACCTGGAGGACTCGGACGACCTTCTCCGCTATCTGGATGGTTTGATTGTCATTGATACCCACACGCAGATGGCGACAAACATATCGACGAGCTCACTGGCAAATTTTCCACGAGTCAGGGGTGGCATGGTCTACATCCCTGGGATAGGGCCCAAAGGCATATTGGTCGCAGTGGGCGGTGTCACCAAGTCAGCGAGTGACGGTAGCGCGTCCAATGAGGGAACCTAC GTGCCATTCGACGAGATCGATATCTTCGACATCTCTTCCGTTTTCGAGGGCGACGATAATGGCATCTGGTATGCACAGAAGGCGTCAGGGGATATACCGGCCGGCCGGACGGACTTTTGCTTGGTCGCTGTCTCCGCAAAGGATAATTCTAGCCACAACATATACATATACGGAGGCAAGGGCGCAAACGAGTTATACGACGAAATATACGTGCTTTCTATCCCGTCCTTCACCTGGACGAAAATCTCCGAGGGAAAGTCGCCACGTTACGGGCACACCTGTCACCTAGTAGCCAACCGACAGATGTTGACGGTGGGAGGAGCGTCGTCTGACGACCTTTCTACCTGCGACTGGGAATACAGAGGCGTCGCTATCTACGACatgtcgacatcaacatGGGGCAGTGTATATGATGCGTTTGCTGCAGATTACGCGGTCCCCGCAAAAGTGTACCAAGTGATCGGTGGAGG GCCCAACGGAAACGCAATGAAGAAGACACCGTCGGATGGGTTCAGCACCCCCGAActcgccagcttcttctaCCCGCCCGCGAACAACGACAGCGCAAATGCTCAGCAGTCAGCGTCAAACAAGCTCAGTAAAGGTGCCATCGCTGGCATTGCCGTCGGCTCTGTGGCAGGCgcagccatcctctccgcAGCACTACTGTACACTCGTCAGCGGCAACACGCAGCAGCCGAAGCCCAGCGAGCAGCGGAAGccgaagaggcagagaaggagatATTCACGGAAACAGCCTGGAGGAACAACGGCGACCGAGTCGAGTCGCTCGAGCTCGGAAGCTCGGCGAATAGATAG
- the mdrA gene encoding MFS transporter produces MATEKGDQNAEKIEQSLPQKIPYWRLVVDQGVLTQQIIDYPYKGSGTEEDPYEVVWMENDPRNPMTWTQLRKWSLTMTVAVSTLAVALVSSAYTGGVREIEAEFHIGSEVATLGVSLFVLGFAIGPLLWAPLSEMFGRQIIFTVTYCALTAFNAGSAGAQNSWTLIILRFFAGAFGASPLTNAGGVIADMFHAKQRGIAMSLFAAAPFLGPVLGPIIGGFLGMNAGWRWVMGFLGAFSGAVWIICTIFVPETYAPVLLRRRAEKLSKHTGKVYVSKIDIDQGRVTLKDAFKTALSRPWILLFKEPIVFLLSLYMAIIYGTLYMLFSAYPIVFQGVRHWNQGVSSLPFLGIMVGMMFAVTYSVWDNKRYVQVQAKHGGFAPPEARLPPTLIASVAIPIGLFWFAWTNYPSIHWIVCILAGAPFGFGMVLVFLGIMNYLIDAYTIFAASVLAANSVLRSIFGAVFPLFTTYMYEDLGIHWASSIPAFLALACVPFPFLFYKYGATIRKRCEYAAKSDAFMRKLAEQMKQAPEPESEETEEPVFDRTEAPAPDVSDVSETESNVEELPDVRQMRSRASTRTASSLRRVVSYEGNPYDIDRVNTRESFTKK; encoded by the exons ATGGCGACCGAAAAAGGGGACCAGAACGCCGAAAAGATCGAACAATCCTTGCCACAGAAGATTCCATACTGGCGACTGGTGGTAGATCAAGGTGTCCTCACCCAGCAAATCATCGACTATCCCTACAAAGGCTCCGGAACCGAGGAGGATCCATATGAGGTTGTTTGGATGGAAAATGATCCTCGCAATCCTATGACATGGACTCAACTGCGCAAATGGTCGCTGACCATGACTGTTGCTGTTTCGACGTTGGCAGTCGCCCTGGTTTCTTCAGCTTATACTGGTGGTGTTCGAGAGATTGAGGCCGAGTTCCATATTGGAAGCGAGGTTGCTACGCTCGGTGTTTCGCTCTTCGTCTTGGGCTTCGCGATTG GACCTCTACTTTGGGCACCTCTGAGTGAGATGTTCGGCCGTCAAATCATCTTTACTGTCACCTATTGCGCACTCACGGCTTTTAATGCTGGAAGTGCTGGCGCGCAGAATAGCTGGACTCTGATCATCCTTCGTTTCTTCGCTGGCGCTTTCGGAGCCTCGCCTTTGACCAATGCGGGCGGTGTCATCGCTGACATGTTCCACGCCAAGCAGAGAGGTATCGCGATGAGTCTCTTTGCTGCCGCTCCATTCTTGg GTCCTGTTTTGGGTCCAATCATTGGTGGTTTCCTCGGAATGAACGCAGGATGGCGATGGGTCATGGGCTTCTTGGGCGCCTTCTCAGGTGCAGTTTGGATTATCTGCACTATTTTCGTTCCTGAGACCTATGCACCCGTTCTCCTGCGTCGCCGCGCCGAGAAGCTGTCAAAGCACACCGGGAAAGTGTACGTCAGCAAGATCGACATCGACCAGGGCAGAGTTACTCTCAAGGACGCTTTCAAGACTGCGCTGTCTCGCCCCTGGATTCTGCTTTTCAAGGAGCcgatcgtcttcctcctgaGTTTGTACATGGCCATCATTTATGGAACCCTCTACATGCTCTTCTCTGCCTACCCAATCGTCTTCCAGGGGGTCCGTCACTGGAACCAAGGCGTTAGCAGTCTCCCTTTTCTGGGAATCATGGTTGGCATGATGTTTGCTGTCACCTACAGTGTTTGGGACAACAAGCGTTATGTCCAAGTTCAAGCCAAGCACGGTGGATTTGCTCCCCCCGAGGCACGCCTGCCGCCCACCCTGATTGCTTCGGTTGCCATCCCTATTGGACTCTTCTGGTTCGCTTGGACCAATTACCCGTCGATCCATTGGATTGTTTGCATCCTAGCCGGTGCTCCGTTCGGTTTCGGTATGGTTCTGGTTTTCCTGGGCATCATGAACTATCTCATCGATGCCTACACCATTTTCGCCGCGTCAGTCCTCGCAGCCAATTCCGTCCTCCGTTCGATCTTCGGCGCCGTTTTCCCATTGTTCACCACCTATATGTATGAGGATCTAG GAATCCATTGGGCGTCCTCAATCCCGGCGTTTTTGGCGCTGGCCTGTGTTCCGTTTCCCTTCCTGTTCTACAAGTACGGCGCTACCATTCGTAAGCGCTGCGAGTATGCCGCCAAATCCGATGCGTTCATGCGGAAGCTTGCCGAGCAGATGAAGCAAGCCCCAGAGCCAGAGTCTGAGGAGACAGAGGAGCCCGTCTTTGACCGCACGGAGGCACCTGCCCCTGACGTATCTGATGTCAGCGAGACTGAGTCCAACGTTGAAGAGCTTCCGGATGTTCGGCAGATGCGCAGCAGAGCCTCCACACGGACGGCTTCTTCGTTGCGTCGCGTCGTCAGCTACGAGGGAAATCCTTACGATATCGACCGCGTCAACACTCGCGAGTCGTTCACCAAGAAATGA
- a CDS encoding transposase, whose protein sequence is MPKSTKIDESCMINTCEAVRAPKNANFPRIAREYGVPSKALHDRVKKGSQPRTARKPVYKALQRYQEEALLQWIVRMRDLNMPVSSKLLEEYANQTLQRAGDTGQVSKVWVDQFEKRLPEHLKLGPVEQKHIEGEDAGLLGCWYNQLAAVVKNAPARLTRKIIGSQSVPDLAESGRGESITAIECVAADGWQVDPWFIFKGSGISMEWFNNSEALPSDTTIATSPSGRVSDEVAVQWLQDFIKATNERTKMGENRILIFDRHSSHLTVEFLQMCEENGIIPFGFLPRTTHLCQPLAGKLLSSYRQHFWRAHNELSYWAGEPVGKSGLLRLIGSVREKAFDHRIIREAFEDRGIWPVSSKIADDFASQARGQIPDIYASDLSTPSMRSQLLPATIQALEENLAKLSEYACLLTAELQRVLEQIYEYSRIAAEHLAMANEAIN, encoded by the exons ATGCCTAAATCTACAAAAATTGATGAGTCTTGCATGATCAATACCTGCGAAGCCGTTCGAGCCCCAAAGAACGCGAATTTCCCGAggattgcgcgtgaatatggcgTTCCTTCTAAGGCCCTACATGATCGCGTCAAAAAGGGTAGTCAACCTCGTACGGCTCGCAAACCAGTCTATAAGGCCCTTCAGAGATATCAGGAGGAAGCCCTATTACAGTGGATTGTTCGTATGCGCGATTTGAACATGCCAGTGTCGTCTAAGCTACtggaagagtatgcaaaCCAGACACTTCAACGCGCTGGGGACACTGGGCAGGTCAGCAAGGTGTGGGTAGATCAATTTGAGAAACGGCTCCCAGAACACCTCAAGTTAGGCCCAGTGGAGCAAAAGCATATTGAGGGTGAAGATGCAGGGCTATTGGGATgctggtataatcagcttgccgCTGTGGTTAAGAATGCGCCAGCGCGGTTA ACTAGGAAGATAATTGGTTCGCAAAGTGTCCCAGATCTCGCTGAgtctggaagaggagaaagtatCACGGCTATCGAGTGcgtagctgcagatggttggCAGGTGGATCCATGGTTTATCTTCAAGGGCAGTGGCATCTCCATGGAGTGGTTCAACAATAGCGAGGCTTTACCATCCGATACAACCATAGCGACGTCTCCCAGCGGCAGGGTATCAGATGAAGTAGCtgttcaatggcttcaagaCTTTATCAAGGCAACGAACGAACGTACAAAGATGGGAGAGAATCGGATACTTATCTTCGATCGCCATAGTTCCCATCTTACCGTTGAATTCCTGCAAATGTGTGAGGAGAATGGCATTATaccctttggattcctgcCTCGTACAacacatctttgccagccgTTAGCAGGCAAGCTGTTGTCAAGCTATAGGCAACACTTCTGGCGTGCACATAATGAGCTgtcttactgggctggtgagccagtCGGGAAGTCGGGACTCTTACGCCTCATTGGATCAGTGCGAGAAAAAGCATTTGATCATCGGATCATCCGCGAAGCCTTTGaagatcgtggaatctggccggTCAGTAGTAAGATTGCTGATGATTTTGCTAGCCAGGCACGGGGGCAAATCCCAGATATCTACGCGTCCGACCTCTCGACTCCTTCTATGCGCTCTCAGCTGCTTCCAGCGACGATCCAGGCACTTGAGGAGAATCTGGCTAAGCTATCTGAGTATGCATGTCTTCTTACAGCAGAGCTACAGCGGGTTCTTGAACAGATATATGAGTATAGTCGAATCgctgctgagcatctggctatGGCAAATGAAGCTATTAACTGA